A single genomic interval of Mesoaciditoga lauensis cd-1655R = DSM 25116 harbors:
- a CDS encoding ABC transporter permease — MSTKEVEGTFESPFVIKMKLAWRSFKENWKIFSESKIGVLGLWIVIIFAIAGFVVYPILAATVWKPTLSGMVSYDPVTGYDFTQAINPAPPSLHHLLGTDPLGRDVLAQLLYSTPREFALGILAALLTVFIGTIIGTVSAYYGGAIDTFFMRLADLVLLFPFIPFLIVLSGMIQIDLLRLALIIGLISGFGGITIVLRSQAMIVKVKPFIESAKISGASNPYLIVNHIIPNVMPLSFLYMMFNVTGAIFSEAVLSFFGLLNIRMSWGLMIYTADTAGYIVGSNIGHYWWLWLPPGAAITLLCGAFYFIGRGLDEVVNPRLRRR, encoded by the coding sequence ATGTCGACAAAAGAAGTTGAAGGCACCTTTGAATCTCCATTTGTTATAAAAATGAAATTGGCGTGGCGTTCGTTTAAAGAAAATTGGAAGATCTTCTCGGAATCAAAAATAGGAGTCTTAGGATTATGGATAGTTATAATATTCGCAATAGCTGGCTTCGTCGTTTATCCGATACTTGCTGCTACCGTCTGGAAGCCAACGTTGTCCGGAATGGTTTCTTACGACCCTGTAACTGGTTACGATTTCACGCAAGCGATAAATCCGGCACCACCTTCTTTACACCACCTTTTGGGAACAGACCCACTTGGAAGGGACGTGTTAGCGCAGCTTTTGTATTCAACTCCAAGAGAGTTTGCCCTGGGAATTTTGGCGGCTCTTTTAACGGTTTTCATAGGAACGATAATAGGAACCGTCTCGGCATATTACGGAGGTGCCATAGACACATTCTTCATGCGTTTGGCCGATTTGGTTTTACTCTTTCCGTTCATCCCATTTTTGATAGTCTTAAGTGGAATGATCCAAATAGATCTTTTGAGATTGGCGTTGATAATAGGGTTGATATCCGGTTTTGGAGGAATAACCATCGTTTTGCGTTCCCAAGCCATGATAGTGAAAGTAAAACCTTTCATAGAATCCGCTAAGATATCCGGGGCGAGCAATCCCTATTTGATAGTGAACCATATAATTCCAAACGTTATGCCACTGTCGTTCTTGTACATGATGTTCAACGTTACCGGAGCAATCTTTTCAGAAGCCGTTTTGTCTTTCTTTGGTTTGCTTAACATAAGAATGTCATGGGGATTGATGATATACACCGCGGATACAGCCGGTTACATAGTTGGGAGCAATATAGGACATTACTGGTGGCTGTGGCTTCCACCAGGTGCCGCGATTACCCTTTTGTGTGGCGCTTTTTACTTCATAGGCCGCGGACTTGATGAAGTCGTGAATCCAAGGCTGAGGAGAAGGTGA
- a CDS encoding ABC transporter substrate-binding protein, with amino-acid sequence MRKAIFLVALMILALGVLSLAGGTVNYALVSNITTLNIWSMLGPNATAWNFYVGLTKYGALYTLSDVTFAVVPSLADGMWTPLKKVTEDGTTMYVTTVHLLKGVKWSDGTPFTADDVVFSYEVPFKLKIPGNWMSNLDPSVFAKIEKVDDYTVKIYIHKLSGKFIYGVLQSTIVQKKYWEPVYEKALKQHDPAKYMMSYGPVLDEPSIGAFTVPKWQKGAFVVNQAVKDYSFKGQEEIEYENGAVRYITPTLGLDQTFYGKAEGKVLHDFTVGPYVDSIIFRIYQNQSAAIQALLKGTVDFVLNPNGLQKGFQAQLKSNPHIKMVSNPANGFRYIAFNMRRYPMSLKAFRVAIAYLVDRDLLCNKILQGVAIPLATVVPPGNAFWYDKNVKPYGEGMTTAQRYEAAIKVLKDAGFKWLVEPKLKNGQLVQRGMGLIAPNGKLIKSIKLMAPSAGYDPMRATAALWIEKWANDIGIPIVADLTSFNNIVSAVWDQKYNFDIYMLGWGLTIYPDYLRDFFYSKNGINPGDWNTPGYNNPEFDKVADEFIDQTDMKKAQQYAYKLQEMLAKDVPYVVLFTSPIVEAYRDRISFAYTKVLDGIQGTNGEKAYVKIVK; translated from the coding sequence GTGAGAAAAGCAATATTTTTGGTAGCACTTATGATCCTTGCGCTCGGAGTGCTATCGCTCGCAGGAGGCACAGTAAATTACGCTTTGGTCTCAAACATCACGACTCTTAACATTTGGTCTATGTTGGGACCAAATGCAACGGCCTGGAATTTCTACGTGGGCTTAACTAAGTACGGTGCATTGTACACGTTGTCTGACGTAACCTTTGCAGTTGTTCCGTCTTTAGCCGACGGGATGTGGACACCACTTAAAAAGGTTACGGAAGACGGTACGACAATGTACGTCACGACAGTTCATCTTTTGAAAGGTGTTAAATGGTCGGATGGTACACCTTTCACAGCAGACGATGTGGTATTTTCTTACGAAGTACCGTTCAAGCTCAAAATACCTGGCAACTGGATGAGTAACCTTGATCCAAGTGTTTTTGCCAAGATTGAAAAGGTTGACGATTACACGGTCAAGATCTACATCCACAAACTGAGTGGGAAATTCATCTATGGTGTGCTTCAAAGCACAATCGTCCAGAAGAAATACTGGGAACCAGTCTACGAAAAAGCTCTCAAGCAACACGATCCGGCGAAGTACATGATGTCTTACGGCCCAGTTTTAGATGAGCCATCAATTGGGGCTTTCACAGTTCCAAAATGGCAAAAAGGTGCTTTCGTCGTAAACCAAGCGGTAAAAGATTACAGCTTTAAAGGTCAAGAAGAGATAGAATATGAAAACGGCGCAGTGCGTTACATAACGCCAACTCTTGGATTGGATCAGACGTTCTACGGAAAAGCTGAAGGAAAAGTACTTCACGACTTCACGGTTGGTCCGTACGTAGATTCGATCATATTCAGGATCTACCAGAACCAATCAGCAGCTATCCAAGCTTTGTTGAAAGGGACTGTTGACTTCGTGCTCAATCCGAATGGATTGCAAAAGGGATTCCAAGCTCAGTTGAAATCCAATCCACACATAAAGATGGTTTCCAACCCGGCTAACGGCTTCCGCTACATTGCTTTCAACATGAGACGCTATCCAATGAGCTTGAAAGCTTTCCGTGTGGCAATTGCTTACCTTGTAGATAGAGATCTTCTCTGCAACAAGATACTTCAAGGAGTGGCCATACCTTTGGCAACGGTCGTTCCACCAGGTAATGCGTTCTGGTATGACAAGAACGTTAAGCCTTACGGCGAAGGCATGACGACAGCTCAAAGGTACGAAGCAGCCATAAAGGTGCTTAAAGATGCTGGTTTTAAATGGTTGGTTGAGCCTAAACTCAAGAACGGACAACTTGTCCAGCGTGGTATGGGTCTTATCGCTCCAAATGGAAAGCTGATTAAATCGATAAAACTCATGGCTCCTTCTGCTGGATACGATCCTATGAGGGCAACAGCTGCTCTTTGGATTGAGAAGTGGGCAAACGATATAGGCATACCGATAGTGGCAGATTTGACCTCATTCAACAACATCGTCAGCGCAGTTTGGGATCAGAAGTACAACTTTGACATCTACATGCTTGGTTGGGGTCTTACCATTTATCCAGATTATCTGAGAGACTTCTTCTATTCAAAGAACGGTATCAATCCTGGAGATTGGAACACTCCCGGATACAACAATCCTGAATTCGATAAAGTCGCTGATGAGTTCATAGATCAAACGGATATGAAAAAAGCACAACAGTATGCTTACAAACTTCAAGAAATGCTTGCTAAGGATGTTCCATACGTTGTTCTATTCACATCTCCTATAGTGGAAGCTTATAGGGATAGAATATCCTTTGCTTACACGAAAGTGCTCGATGGAATTCAAGGCACAAATGGAGAGAAAGCTTACGTCAAAATCGTAAAATAA
- a CDS encoding ABC transporter permease: MLKYIGKRIIQILILLVIYVAVVFFLLHAMPGGIKAMLTMNPNLTPQARDAILHAFGLDQSLWIQFLSYLKNIFTLNLGVSFSFYPTPVWNIIAERLPRTILLFTTATLISFFIGFSSGKSLAWKRGKASEYVATVVGVITYTVFTPLLIFVLIWFFGAYLGIMPINQFLNPDLWLKTNFSAQTIFLYLLLTISLVGIAMLVSFAVARKVSHKVKTRKIIFYTSTAVVTALSIFWWAISPYGIYGADIIWHMVLPVLSVTIISYAGTMLVMRDSMLETIKEDFITTARAKGLPDKVVRDKHAARTAMLPVITNFVLSMGFVVSGGVITESLFSWPGMGMTLLNATLGKDYPLASGALIFTGIFVLFAHLVIDIVYAFLDPRIRY; the protein is encoded by the coding sequence ATGTTAAAGTACATAGGTAAAAGAATCATCCAGATTTTAATATTGCTTGTTATCTATGTAGCAGTGGTCTTTTTCTTGCTCCACGCAATGCCGGGTGGCATAAAGGCCATGCTCACGATGAATCCGAATTTAACTCCACAAGCAAGAGATGCCATTCTTCACGCCTTTGGTCTTGACCAATCTCTCTGGATTCAATTTTTGTCTTACCTGAAAAACATTTTCACACTTAATTTAGGGGTTTCTTTTTCATTTTATCCAACCCCTGTTTGGAATATTATTGCCGAGAGATTACCAAGAACGATATTACTTTTCACAACGGCTACTCTTATTTCTTTCTTCATAGGCTTCAGTTCAGGAAAATCCCTTGCTTGGAAAAGAGGGAAGGCATCTGAATACGTTGCAACAGTTGTAGGCGTCATAACATACACCGTTTTCACACCCCTTTTAATATTCGTTTTGATTTGGTTCTTTGGAGCTTATTTAGGAATAATGCCTATAAACCAATTTTTGAATCCGGATTTGTGGCTTAAAACGAATTTTAGCGCGCAAACTATTTTCCTTTACTTACTTTTAACGATAAGTCTCGTGGGAATCGCCATGTTGGTTTCTTTTGCCGTAGCGAGAAAGGTTTCTCATAAGGTAAAGACGAGAAAGATAATATTTTACACTTCTACCGCCGTTGTAACTGCACTTTCAATATTTTGGTGGGCCATAAGTCCTTATGGAATTTACGGCGCAGATATAATTTGGCATATGGTTCTGCCGGTTTTGTCCGTTACAATCATTTCTTACGCTGGAACCATGCTTGTCATGAGGGACTCCATGCTTGAAACCATAAAAGAGGATTTCATAACGACCGCCCGCGCAAAGGGCTTACCCGATAAAGTCGTAAGAGATAAACATGCGGCACGAACGGCCATGTTGCCAGTTATAACCAACTTCGTTCTTTCCATGGGTTTTGTGGTAAGTGGAGGTGTTATAACAGAATCGCTCTTTTCATGGCCTGGAATGGGAATGACCCTTCTTAATGCCACGCTGGGGAAAGATTATCCTCTTGCTTCAGGTGCCTTGATATTCACAGGCATATTCGTATTATTTGCGCATTTGGTAATTGACATAGTATATGCGTTCCTCGATCCGAGAATTCGCTATTAA